A single Aspergillus puulaauensis MK2 DNA, chromosome 7, nearly complete sequence DNA region contains:
- a CDS encoding C2H2-type zinc finger protein (COG:S;~EggNog:ENOG410PN33;~InterPro:IPR036236,IPR022755,IPR013087;~PFAM:PF13912,PF12171,PF12874) translates to MYYDDEEYEYECASCSMEFTYKEDCEEHMDDYGHWPECEVCPATFRSQRACNQHMNARGHWAPRYDCETCTRTFRLQGAATQHMNATRHWAPKIPCETCSNKFHTQSAADQHMKALSHYRNYCKSCDRRFDNENNLRMHLRSKIHKGRDISCPFCKVGYTTASGLSHHLETSSCPSAPYLSRETIYRMVRERDPNGVITHKQIGWVEEKNAAYSANLRSWNGNGYECYLCHRQFRSLTALNQHLNSSAHKQQVYHCPNAGCVKPFAALAGLFNHLESESCSFMRFERVQQSVSEVFQGGRLIAF, encoded by the exons ATGTAttacgacgacgaggagtaCGAGTATGAGTGTGCGTCTTGTAGTATGGAGTTTACATACAAAGAGGACTGCGAAGAACATATGGACGACTATGGCCACTGGCCTGAATGCGAGGTTTGCCCAGCCACCTTTCGCAGCCAGCGTGCCTGCAACCAGCACATGAACGCCCGTGGACACTGGGCTCCTCGCTACGATTGCGAAACTTGCACCAGAACCTTTCGCCTCCAAGGCGCAGCGACTCAGCATATGAACGCTACGAGGCATTGGGCACCGAAAATCCCCTGCGAGACCTGTAGCAACAAGTTCCATACCCAGTCTGCTGCCGACCAGCATATGAAAGCATTAAGTCACTACCGGAACTACTGCAAAAGCTGTGACCGACGATTCGATAATGAAAATAACTTGCGCATG CACCTCCGGTCGAAGATCCACAAGGGTCGCGACATCTCCTGCCCCTTTTGCAAGGTCGGGTATACCACTGCGAGCGGCCTCAGTCACCATCTTGAAACAAGCTCCTGTCCCAGTGCCCCTTATTTGAGCCGCGAAACGATCTACCGGATGGTCCGCGAGCGAGATCCAAACGGCGTTATTACCCACAAACAGATTGGATGGGTGGAAGAGAAAAATGCCGCCTACTCCGCTAACCTGCGCTCTTGGAACGGCAATGGCTATGAGTGCTATTTATGTCACCGGCAGTTCAGATCGCTAACTGCTCTAAACCAGCACCTGAATTCTTCTGCGCATAAACAGCAAGTTTACCATTGTCCCAATGCTGGATGTGTGAAACCGTTTGCTGCTTTGGCTGGACTATTTAACCATCTCGAAAGTGAATCGTGCTCCTTCATGAGATTCGAAAGGGTGCAGCAATCAGTTAGTGAGGTATTCCAGGGAGGCCGTCTTATTGCATTCTGA
- a CDS encoding RNA dependent RNA polymerase (COG:A;~EggNog:ENOG410PJNY;~InterPro:IPR007855;~PFAM:PF05183;~go_function: GO:0003968 - RNA-directed 5'-3' RNA polymerase activity [Evidence IEA]) produces the protein MEVFLHNLPPDLSKDGLKDQLAPFIRTLAILDWNCEKPRKKRFGHIVFLNQVDGERFLNSHGEEHQEGYTRLRSRLMLLGFHVFCKKSNRDPDGYTLRHLAHEAQERVNPTRVIEEQGNSISFRMIEVSCGYTRFDLGKFEFAPEVEWPVECGSVTFKRRNIIAELGDGRIIRIPLNTVFEVVWTTPSSRILVTTTDVPSFFRREDNSYVRLPSLGDAHPKYVGQCLVYEFGVSPVDFQTKMNQLTEWDLAVIRHSYHSLPNYEIGLSTFMAFLKTHTHGGILPFGVLFQLQALVYNAYLPPHIVVGLGVKLVTIFKARKQAGKRPISVNSLKRLFNLIGWPSPFGNTAEFTVNGLLEMITGSDQELHDGVIQADSLFRPSPHMAYIHKVMVTPSRITLHGPEAEPLNRILRRFPNHHEYFIRVQFCDENGQDLHFSPRVNNKEIFARFKGVFQDGIQIAGRVYTFLGFSHSSLRSHSSWFSAPFVDDDENLQTYFTIIKAIGTFSNITSPARCAARIGQAFSDTPFAVNLKEHNVSVYQIPDVETENRVFSDGVGTISKDATTAIHASLPLRKGLPTCFQIRMGGAKGMLSLDPSLKGFQIRVRPSMVKFDAEDRHNLEICDTGSKPIPLVLNRQIIKIMEDMGVSEQWFFKLQGLRIDQLRKATATTKNTANFIKSAGVGHCVRIFRLFLLFNRLKLSYKEVPFLRSIVEAVVLRELRLLKHKARIPVDKGVTLFGIMDETGFLGENEVFVTYETHDGRFSHPPEHCRLLVTRSPALHVGDIQYPHHVLPPAGHPLREHKNCIIFSKKGTRDLPSQLSGGDLDGDLYNIIWDPEARPKRIYAPADYPRVPPKDIGRAVTREDMAEFFVEFMQSDKLGVIATKHMILADQMEMGTLHSDCRKLAQLHSTAVDFSKTGVPVKLEEMPNVNRNRPDFLAPGPLARIHDKQDIQLEARYVHPYPDDEIDSAPVHMYYRSEKVLGKLYRGIDEHKIWNEEIRSTVAPHPAAVWEELIDDLTTRCIELGASVNWQHHVETARQLRAAYEDAMFTAMANFSEHPVHPITELEVFIGQILNNSGVQTQRQRERSIKLKDEFDRIASWIMEQMCQPGPLTGYASEFDSLERCLACLHVAGETDERGSGSRSGHKRRGWDGLKSFRVVAACVLLTEVEAFEREYAENENLPLSLTFPTEDEHVERAFSGYEDGEEVNRFDLQGMLDALHQMGWSF, from the exons ATGGAGGTATTTCTACACAACCTTCCCCCCGACCTCAGCAAGGACGGCTTGAAGGACCAGCTTGCACCTTTCATCAGGACTCTCGCTATTCTCGACTGGAACTGTGAGAAACCACGAAAGAAACGGTTTGGGCACATCGTCTTCCTAAACCAGGTTGATGGCGAGCGTTTTCTGAATTCTCACGGAGAGGAACATCAGGAGGGCTATACCCGACTCAGATCACGCTTGATGCTACTGGGATTCCATGTATTCTGCAAGAAGAGCAACCGAGACCCGGACGGTTACACCCTCCGACACCTAGCTCACGAAGCACAGGAGCGAGTCAATCCAACCCGAGTGATCGAAGAGCAAGGGAACTCCATCTCATTCAGGATGATCGAGGTCTCTTGTGGCTACACCAGGTTTGACTTGGGAAAGTTCGAATTCGCCCCTGAAGTGGAATGGCCGGTGGAGTGCGGCAGCGTCACTTTTAAAAGACGCAATATCATTGCTGAGCTCGGCGATGGAAGAATCATACGAATTCCTCTAAACACGGTCTTTGAAGTCGTGTGGACCACACCTAGTTCTAGGATCCTTGTTACCACGACCGATGTTCCATCGTTTTTTCGCCGCGAAGACAATTCCTATGTCCGTCTCCCTTCCCTTGGGGACGCGCACCCTAAATACGTTGGCCAATGCCTTGTATATGAGTTTGGAGTTTCCCCAGTCGACTTCCAAACTAAGATGAATCAGCTCACCGAGTGGGACTTGGCTGTCATCCGTCATAGCTATCACTCGTTACCCAACTATGAAATCGGGCTGTCGACCTTCATGGCGTTTCTAAAGACTCATACTCACGGCGGAATTCTGCCTTTTGGGGTCCTTTTCCAACTTCAGGCACTGGTCTATAATGCATACCTCCCTCCGCATATAGTCGTTGGGCTGGGAGTAAAGTTAGTAACCATCTTCAAGGCAAGAAAACAGGCAGGAAAACGGCCAATCTCGGTGAACTCTCTCAAAAGGCTCTTCAATCTGATAGGCTGGCCTTCCCCGTTTGGAAACACCGCTGAATTTACGGTCAACGGTTTGCTCGAGATGATCACCGGTAGTGACCAGGAGCTCCATGATGGTGTGATCCAGGCCGACAGTCTCTTCCGACCATCTCCTCATATGGCGTACATACACAAAGTGATGGTCACCCCCTCACGCATCACATTGCACGGCCCAGAAGCCGAGCCTTTGAATAGAATTCTGCGGCGATTCCCAAACCACCACGAGTATTTCATCCGCGTCCAATTCTGCGATGAGAACGGGCAGGATCTTCATTTCAGTCCCCGGGTCAACAATAAGGAGATTTTTGCAAGGTTCAAAGGCGTCTTTCAAGACGGGATTCAGATTGCAGGCCGCGTTTACACCTTTCTGGGTTTTTCTCATTCGTCCCTCAGATCTCACTCGTCCTGG TTCTCAGCCCCATTcgtcgacgatgacgagaacCTACAGACCTACTTCACAATCATCAAGGCCATCGGCACTTTCTCCAACATAACCTCACCAGCTCGATGTGCCGCCAGAATTGGACAAGCTTTCTCCGACACGCCCTTCGCTGTAAACCTCAAGGAACACAACGTCTCCGTGTACCAAATACCCGATGTCGAAACCGAAAATCGAGTCTTCAGCGACGGTGTAGGAACCATATCCAAAGATGCAACCACTGCGATCCATGCCAGTTTACCGCTCAGAAAGGGACTGCCAACTTGCTTCCAGATTCGGATGGGCGGTGCAAAGGGCATGCTATCTCTCGATCCCTCCCTTAAGGGTTTTCAGATCCGAGTTAGGCCTTCAATGGTGAAATTCGACGCAGAAGACAGGCATAACCTAGAGATTTGCGACACTGGATCAAAGCCCATCCCCTTGGTCTTGAACCGGCAGATTATCAAAATAATGGAGGACATGGGCGTTTCAGAGCAGTGGTTCTTTAAACTACAAGGACTGCGCATAGATCAGCTACGGAAGGCTACTGCAACCACCAAGAACACTGcaaattttattaaatctgCAGGTGTTGGTCATTGCGTTCGGATCTTCCGGCTGTTCTTGCTATTCAATCGATTGAAGCTGAGCTACAAAGAGGTCCCTTTTCTCCGATCCATCGTCGAGGCCGTCGTACTCCGCGAACTGCGGCTTCTAAAGCACAAAGCCCGCATCCCAGTGGATAAGGGGGTTACATTATTCGGGATCATGGACGAAACCGGCTTTCTAGGTGAAAACGAGGTCTTTGTTACCTATGAAACTCATGACGGTCGGTTCTCACACCCACCAGAACACTGCCGGCTACTCGTCACCCGCTCCCCGGCCCTACATGTCGGCGACATCCAATATCCGCATCACGTACTTCCCCCTGCCGGCCACCCACTCCGAGAACACAAGAactgcatcatcttcagcaagaAAGGTACCCGGGATCTCCCCAGTCAACTCAGCGGCGGAGACCTAGATGGCGACTTATACAACATCATCTGGGACCCGGAAGCTAGGCCAAAACGGATATATGCCCCCGCAGACTATCCCCGTGTCCCACCCAAGGACATCGGGCGAGCTGTAACAAGAGAGGACATGGCTGAGTTCTTTGTCGAGTTCATGCAGTCCGACAAACTTGGTGTTATTGCCACGAAGCACATGATCCTCGCAGACCAGATGGAAATGGGGACATTACACTCTGACTGCAGGAAGCTAGCACAACTTCATTCTACTGCAGTTGACTTCTCAAAGACTGGTGTGCCGGTGAAGCTCGAAGAAATGCCCAATGTCAACCGCAACAGACCAGACTT CCTCGCCCCAGGGCCACTCGCACGCATCCACGATAAACAAGATATCCAGCTAGAAGCCCGATATGTCCACCCATACCCAGACGACGAAATCGACTCCGCGCCAGTCCATATGTACTACCGGTCCGAAAAGGTCCTGGGCAAGCTTTACCGCGGAATCGACGAACACAAGATCTGGAACGAAGAAATACGCAGTACAGTGGCACCGCACCCGGCGGCTGTCTGGGAGGAGCTCATCGACGACCTAACAACACGGTGCATAGAACTCGGTGCATCGGTGAACTGGCAGCACCACGTCGAAACAGCTCGGCAGCTCCGCGCAGC CTACGAAGACGCAATGTTCACCGCAATGGCCAACTTCTCCGAACACCCAGTCCACCCTATAACCGAGCTCGAAGTCTTCATCGGCCAGATCCTCAACAACAGCGGCGTACaaacccagcgccagcgcgaGCGGTCCATAAAACTAAAAGACGAATTCGATCGCATCGCCTCTTGGATCATGGAGCAGATGTGTCAGCCTGGTCCGCTTACAGGGTACGCAAGTGAATTTGACTCGCTCGAGCGCTGTCTTGCCTGTTTACATGTTGCGGGGGAGACGGACGAGCGAGGGTCGGGTTCGCGTTCCGGTCATAAACGGCGGGGGTGGGATGGGCTAAAGAGTTTCCGTGTTGTTGCGGCTTGTGTATTATTGACAGAAGTGGAGGCCTTTGAGAGGGAGTACGCAGAGAATGAGAATCTCCCTTTATCTCTCACGTTCCCGACAGAGGACGAACATGTCGAGCGAGCATTTTCTGGatatgaagatggagaggaagtgAACCGGTTCGATTTACAGGGGATGCTGGATGCACTTCATCAAATGGGGTGGAGCTTCTGA
- a CDS encoding C6 transcription factor RegA (COG:K;~EggNog:ENOG410QEEY;~InterPro:IPR036236,IPR036864,IPR007219,IPR013087, IPR001138;~PFAM:PF00172,PF04082,PF00096;~go_function: GO:0000981 - DNA-binding transcription factor activity, RNA polymerase II-specific [Evidence IEA];~go_function: GO:0003677 - DNA binding [Evidence IEA];~go_function: GO:0008270 - zinc ion binding [Evidence IEA];~go_process: GO:0006351 - transcription, DNA-templated [Evidence IEA];~go_process: GO:0006355 - regulation of transcription, DNA-templated [Evidence IEA]) translates to MATPHTPVSEGGLSNRNLYQCGTCSQSYTRLDHLARHVRSHTQEKPYQCPTCGKRFGRISDLLSRHSALHTTDRDSAPKKRRGNQNPAVRASQACCACAEHHLRCDEQKPCGRCRRRKVPCVLPSKATGGGMSNRLYEPAIPPEQNAEEGAFISPVDSLAGQSWSEQTHQVIDDINVSHDFSSLVEDSRDFLTTAPDPLSGTRTPRGLMTFGLETDLDLSIIDLHFLDSYNSQIPFEFEELVPTLSDTIQDNGVEYSDAREERTSQRLKWRFVPAPQDHGYCEHDNLLLPAQTDPSSTPQSLVGVANQTTTEKLDLSSRDRILSIVLSQLKHPISAAVHSFPSTEFLDSLIRYYMTAPLSTASSWIHRAGFQPRKACPELLLAMAGAGAVLTPDASLRKLGFAMEEVVRLQLPGVFEEDNQRIHDLELLQAYLIYLEVGLWSGNTRKIELSDAFRQPLITMVRRRGMFHHSAYPAISVAIDETGDSLQEKWHEWIGQESYKRLAFHLLRLDAELSMALLTNPVLSYAEVCLPLPAPEQLWLADNPFTWRNLYCKIYAPGAPRAPTLTECIANMDLIECNKDIIDKQLSCAALPNALWGTVWEYRQFSTVLGTQSRYWDNGLLMASRAQQITKILEYFHLQHKSESGIILHFILMHMNMSLEDIQSLATCDDPIRACDEQPLLGVKSWCKSREARQAVWHASQIIRELKHLPFQGIRDFKAIALYHASLVLWAYGMAGTDSMHSEGSNIWLDGEEDTDTQRYIALSRGMPVIQGGLDGTFIALSQPRRALETMIYLLQSNSHSEPGAQPPPLVANLILILGKLRDVSR, encoded by the exons ATGGCCACTCCCCACACGCCCGTCTCCGAGGGCGGGCTATCTAACCGCAATCTCTACCAATGCGGCACATGCTCGCAGTCCTATACACGCCTTGACCATCTGGCACGCCATGTCCGATCAC ACACACAGGAAAAACCATATCAATGCCCTACGTGCGGGAAACGGTTTGGTAGAAT TAGCGACCTGCTGAGCCGGCATTCGGCTCTCCATACCACAGACCGTGACTCCGCCCCTAAGAAGCGCCGCGGTAATCAGAATCCTGCAGTACGGGCTTCTCAGGCATGCTGCGCCTGCGCTGAGCACCATCTTCGCTGTGATGAACAGAAGCCCTGTGGCCGATGTCGACGTAGGAAAGTCCCCTGCGTACTGCCATCTAAAGCGACGGGTGGAGGTATGTCTAATAGGCTGTATGAGCCAGCGATACCTCCAGAGCAGAATGCAGAAGAAGGCGCTTTTATCAGCCCTGTCGACTCTCTAGCAGGCCAGTCCTGGTCGGAACAGACGCACCAAGTAATAGACGATATCAATGTCTCGCACGACTTTTCTAGTCTTGTCGAAGACAGTAGAGACTTTTTGACGACTGCTCCAGATCCACTGAGTGGTACCAGGACACCCCGGGGCCTGATGACTTTCGGCTTGGAGACGGATCTCGACCTGAGTATTATAGACCTGCACTTCCTGGATTCGTATAACAGCCAGATCCCGTTCGAGTTTGAAGAGCTCGTGCCTACATTATCGGATACTATTCAGGATAATGGTGTAGAATACAGCGATGCTAGAGAGGAGAGGACTTCCCAAAGACTTAAATGGCGCTTCGTGCCGGCTCCTCAAGACCATGGATATTGTGAACatgacaacctcctcctaCCAGCCCAGACAGACCCATCGTCAACGCCCCAGAGCCTAGTCGGAGTCGCCAACCAAACGACAACAGAAAAGCTCGATCTCTCCTCGCGAGACCGGATCCTCAGCATCGTTCTCAGCCAACTGAAACATCCGATCTCGGCCGCAGTGCACTCGTTCCCGTCAACGGAATTTCTGGATAGCCTCATCCGATACTACATGACCGCCCCACTgtccaccgccagctcatGGATTCACCGAGCGGGGTTTCAGCCTCGGAAGGCCTGCCCAGAGCTCCTTTTAGCCATGGCAGGTGCGGGCGCAGTGTTGACGCCAGATGCATCTCTACGAAAGCTCGGATTCGCGATGGAAGAGGTTGTTCGTCTACAGCTGCCGGGTGTATTTGAAGAAGACAACCAGAGGATACATGACCTAGAGCTACTACAGGCATACCTCATATATCTCGAGGTCGGCCTATGGAGTGGGAATACCCGCAAGATCGAGCTGTCCGATGCGTTCCGGCAACCGTTAATCACAATGGTGCGTCGTCGAGGGATGTTCCACCACTCTGCGTATCCTGCTATCTCGGTAGCCATCGACGAGACTGGAGATAGCTTGCAAGAAAAGTGGCACGAGTGGATCGGACAGGAATCCTACAAGCGACTCGCGTTTCATTTGCTGCGTCTGGATGCAGAGCTGTCGATGGCCCTTCTTACCAACCCTGTATTATCCTACGCTGAGGTCTGCCTCCCTCTTCCGGCTCCAGAACAGCTCTGGCTTGCAGATAACCCTTTTACATGGAGGAATCTATATTGCAAGATATACGCCCCTGGTGCCCCGCGCGCCCCAACCCTAACCGAGTGCATAGCCAACATGGACCTGATCGAGTGTAACAAAGATATAATCGACAAGCAGCTATCATGCGCTGCACTGCCCAACGCGCTCTGGGGTACAGTTTGGGAATACCGACAGTTCAGCACAGTCCTCGGCACGCAATCTCGTTACTGGGATAATGGTCTGTTGATGGCATCGCGGGCGCAACAAATCACCAAGATCCTCGAATACTTCCACCTGCAGCATAAGAGTGAAAGTGGAATCATCCTCCATTTTATCCTCATGCATATGAACATGTCTCTTGAGGATATCCAGTCACTCGCTACGTGTGACGACCCAATCCGGGCCTGCGATGAACAACCACTCTTGGGTGTTAAGTCGTGGTGTAAATCCAGAGAGGCCCGCCAGGCTGTCTGGCACGCCAGTCAGATTATTCGTGAACTAAAACATCTACCGTTTCAAGGCATCCGAGACTTCAAGGCTATTGCTCTGTACCACGCAAGCCTGGTGCTATGGGCTTATGGCATGGCTGGGACTGATTCCATGCACTCGGAAGGTTCAAATATCTggctggatggggaggaggatacGGATACCCAGAGGTATATTGCCCTGAGCCGCGGAATGCCGGTTATACAGGGAGGGCTTGACGGGACTTTCATTGCGTTGAGCCAGCCACGACGGGCTCTCGAGACGATGATTTATCTGTTGCAGTCGAATAGTCATTCAGAGCCTGGAGCGCAACCGCCGCCTCTGGTTGCAAATTTGATTCTTATTTTAGGGAAGCTTCGAGATGTAAGCAGGTAG
- the SUL2 gene encoding SLC26/SulP family anion transporter (COG:P;~EggNog:ENOG410PFD9;~InterPro:IPR002645,IPR001902,IPR018045,IPR011547;~PFAM:PF00916,PF01740;~TransMembrane:11 (o88-105i117-136o142-159i171-194o254-275i284-307o379-398i410-429o435-453i465-484o490-508i);~go_component: GO:0016020 - membrane [Evidence IEA];~go_component: GO:0016021 - integral component of membrane [Evidence IEA];~go_function: GO:0008271 - secondary active sulfate transmembrane transporter activity [Evidence IEA];~go_function: GO:0015116 - sulfate transmembrane transporter activity [Evidence IEA];~go_process: GO:0008272 - sulfate transport [Evidence IEA];~go_process: GO:0055085 - transmembrane transport [Evidence IEA]) gives MPNEFGSKVGHGVAKTLGLKLPEKQQHDPVTRGESTFSVGTIETHSYVEPEPTVGEWFAEITPSWQQVGLYFYRLFPFLAWITRYNRQWLIGDMVAGITVGAVVVPQGMAYAKLAELPVEYGLYSSFMGVLIYWFFATSKDITIGPVAVMSTLVGKIVIQAQETTNVEPHIIASCLAVICGAIVCALGLLRLGFIVDFIPLPAITAFMTGSAVNIISGQVSTMLGEQGDVNTRGATYMTIIQTLRELPTAGLDAAMGVTACAMLYIIRFACNIAAKKQPHRAKFWFFVSTLRTVFVILFYTMISAAVNLHRRDNPAFKVLETVPRGFQHAAVPTVNAEIIKTFASELPAAVIVLLIEHIAISKSFGRVNNYTIDPSQELVAIGVSNLLGPFLGGYPATGSFSRTAIKSKAGVRTPLAGVITAVVVLLAIYALPALFWYIPSASLAGVIIHAVGDLITPPNVVYQFYRVSPLDCLIFFIGVIVTVFTTIEIGVYCTVCISVAILLFRVAKARGEFLGRVTIHSVIGDHNLEEPQPALGGDTDRVRSIFLPLNHADGSNPDIQVEQPLPGIFIYRLSEGFNYPNANHYTDYLVDALFKKTRRTNPFSYGKPGDRPWNDPGPRKGKAEEDRSHLPLLKAIILDFSAVNNVDATSVQNLIDVRNQLDIYTAPRTVQWHFAHVKNRWTKRALVAAGFGYPTPTSDDGFHRWKPIFSVSEIEGRSSAAAHAELVTNEQTRQASAHGGNDLESGMKRTSHAVERETHGIEEESSNSSVGEDKLQRDLKDSKAYRTPRQLAVVQGVNRPFFHIDISSAVESALANSQEEEPPSYS, from the exons ATGCCTAACGAATTTGGCTCAAAAGTTGGCCATGGAGTCGCCAAGACCCTGGGACTCAAGCTTCCTGAGAAGCAGCAACATGACCCTGTCACTCGTGGCGAGTCGACATTTTCTGTCGGCACCATCGAAACACACTCTTATGTCGAGCCCGAGCCCACCGTCGGGGAATGGTTTGCAGAAATCACCCCAAGCTGGCAGCAAGTCGGACTTTACTTCTATCGACTTTTCCCTTTCCTGGCCTGGATCACACGTTACAACAGACAGTGGCTCATTGGAGACATGGTCGCTGGTATCACTGTTGGCGCTGTTGTCGTTCCCCAAGGAATGGCCTACGCCAAACTTGCGGAGCTGCCCGTCGAATACGGACTGTATTCCTCCTTCATGGGGGTTCTGATCTACTGGTTCTTCGCAACGTCCAAAGATATAACCATTGGC CCTGTTGCTGTTATGTCTACACTCGTCGGAAAGATTGTTATACAGGCCCAGGAGACGACTAATGTGGAGCCTCATATTATTGCCTCTTGTCTAGCAGTTATCTGCGGTGCAATTGTTTGCGCCCTCGGTCTCCTCCGTCTCGGCTTTATTGTTGATTTTATTCCCTTGCCAGCCATTACCGCCTTCATGACTGGTTCCGCCGTCAATATCATCTCTGGCCAGGTTTCTACCATGCTTGGTGAGCAAGGTGATGTCAATACCAGAGGAGCTACTTACATGACCATCATTCAAACCCTCAGGGAGCTTCCGACTGCCGGCCTGGATGCTGCCATGGGTGTCACTGCTTGCGCCATGTTGTACATTATCCGCTTTGCTTGCAATATTGCGGCAAAAAAGCAACCCCACCGTGCTAAGTTCTGGTTCTTCGTCTCTACGCTACGCACTGTCTTCGTGATTCTGTTCTACACCATGATCAGTGCGGCGGTAAACCTTCATCGGAGGGATAATCCGGCGTTCAAGGTTCTGGAAACTGTTCCCCGTG GCTTCCAGCACGCTGCTGTTCCTACCGTCAATGCCGAGATTATCAAGACCTTCGCTAGCGAACTGCCCGCGGCTGTTATTGTCCTTCTCATTGAACACATTGCCATTTCCAAGTCGTTCGGACGTGTTAACAACTACACCATCGACCCCTCCCAGGAATTGGTTGCTATTGGCGTGTCCAACTTGCTCGGTCCCTTCCTCGGTGGCTACCCTGCCACTGGATCCTTTTCACGAACTGCAATCAAGTCAAAGGCAGGTGTCCGAACCCCGCTAGCCGGTGTCATTACTGCCGTTGTggttctcctcgccatctatGCTTTACCCGCCCTTTTCTGGTACATACCAAGTGCATCTTTAGCTGGTGTGATCATCCACGCTGTCGGCGACTTGATTACCCCTCCCAACGTTGTTTACCAGTTCTATCGCGTCTCACCCCTCGACTGtttgatcttcttcattgGTGTCATTGTTACCGTCTTCACCACAATTGAGATTGGTGTTTACTGCACTGTCTGTATATCGGTAGCGATACTTTTGTTCCGCGTTGCAAAGGCCCGCGGCGAATTTCTGGGCCGTGTCACTATTCATTCTGTTATCGGAGATCACAATTTGGAGGAACCCCAACCGGCCCTTGGCGGTGACACTGACCGCGTACGCTCGATCTTCCTTCCCCTTAATCATGCCGACGGTTCCAACCCCGACATCCAAGTCGAACAACCGTTGCCGGGTATCTTTATCTATCGCTTGTCCGAGGGCTTCAACTACCCGAACGCCAACCATTACACCGACTACCTGGTTGATGCCCTCTTCAAAAAGACCCGTCGTACCAACCCCTTCTCCTACGGCAAACCCGGTGACCGCCCCTGGAATGACCCAGGTCCTCGCAAAGGGAAGGCGGAAGAGGATCGATCTCATCTTCCGCTCCTTAAGGCGATCATTCTTGACTTCTCGGCTGTCAACAATGTTGACGCCACATCGGTGCAGAACCTGATCGATGTTCGCAACCAACTTGATATTTATACGGCCCCTCGCACGGTACAGTGGCATTTCGCCCACGTAAAGAACCGCTGGACAAAGCGGGCTCTTGTCGCCGCTGGCTTCGGGTACCCTACCCCCACCTCGGATGACGGCTTCCACCGCTGGAAGCCCATTTTCAGTGTGTCGGAAATTGAAGGCCGGTCCTCAGCCGCCGCCCACGCCGAGCTGGTCACCAACGAGCAGACTCGCCAGGCGAGCGCCCACGGCGGGAACGACTTGGAAAGCGGCATGAAGCGTACCTCGCACGCCGTCGAGCGCGAGACGCACGGCATCGAAGAAGAATCATCCAACTCTAGCGTTGGCGAAGACAAGCTGCAGCGCGACCTGAAGGATAGCAAGGCGTACCGAACTCCCCGCCAATTGGCTGTGGTGCAGGGCGTCAACCGGCCATTTTTCCACATCGACATCAGCAGTGCGGTGGAGAGCGCCTTGGCGAACtctcaggaagaggagccTCCTTCGTACAGCTGA
- a CDS encoding uncharacterized protein (SECRETED:SignalP(1-21)), whose protein sequence is MPRGPWRRTLILMTILVLIQAEYQSTLSIDAATPDVSNLFSLGAFRSSVAPDGLGSRCLVTLYSVLAPRNSPSQSPRASYLRLQCQAAPLASPLTTKNGFIPEFCSTN, encoded by the coding sequence ATGCCTCGTGGTCCGTGGAGGCGCACGCTTATCTTGATGACAATCTTAGTGTTGATACAGGCCGAATATCAATCTACCCTGAGCATTGATGCCGCGACTCCTGATGTCTCAAACCTGTTCAGCTTGGGTGCCTTCAGAAGCTCAGTCGCCCCTGATGGTCTTGGTTCTAGATGCCTTGTCACGCTTTACTCCGTTCTCGCGCCACGCAACTCCCCGTCTCAGTCGCCCCGTGCCTCGTACCTTCGACTCCAGTGTCAAGCCGCGCCCCTAGCATCTCCACTGACGACCAAAAATGGCTTTATTCCCGAATTCTGCTCGACGAACTAG